The following coding sequences lie in one Hoplias malabaricus isolate fHopMal1 chromosome 14, fHopMal1.hap1, whole genome shotgun sequence genomic window:
- the LOC136666258 gene encoding tumor necrosis factor receptor superfamily member 14-like: protein MWDIFANVSGSVFLLFFEHCLYLVCDCALVVKIVFFFSAFTDAVIFFGYRVYRHCKEDTAITCVPCLDSTYLDAPSGLLQCFSCAVCDPGQGLRVKTPCTRSSDTTCEPLDGHYCLEKNRGSCSLATKHTACLPGQYIQQRGTAFTDTECGECSDGTYSNGSLHICSTYTKCEDSGLTEIKPGTKVSDVECGHKMSAVVIAVPLFLVVLLLSATVFIFFKKKVIVKHCTVEEDRLPKQEKTSEGVFLKTEISSVNPIVP, encoded by the exons ATGTGGGACATTTTTGCTAATGTCTCTGGGAGCgtgttcctcttgttttttgagcactgtttatatttggtgtgtgattgtgctttggtcgttaaaattgttttttttttttcagcttttacagacgctgtgattttctttg ggTACCGTGTTTATAGGCATTGCAAAGAGGATACCGCCATAACCTGTGTTCCTTGTCTTGATTCCACGTATCTTGATGCACCCAGTGGCCTCTTACAATGTTTCAGCTGTGCAGTCTGTGATCCTG GTCAGGGTTTAAGAGTAAAGACTCCCTGCACTCGATCATCAGACACAACTTGTGAGCCACTAGATGGACACTACTGCTTAGAAAAAAACAGAGGCAGCTGTTCTTtagccacaaaacacacagcctGTCTCCCAGGACAGTACATACAACAAAGAG GAACAGCTTTTACAGATACTGAATGTGGAGAATGCTCAGATGGGACCTATTCAAACGGCTCACTTCACATTTGTTCAACATATACAAA GTGTGAAGATTCAGGACTTACAGAAATAAAGCCAGGAACAAAGGTTTCTGATGTTGAATGTGGACATAAAATGTCTGCTGTTGTTATAGCTGTACCCCTGTTCCTTGTGGTTTTACTTTTGTCTGCAACAGTTTTTATCTTCTTTAAAAAGAAGGTCATCGTTAAACATTGTACAG TTGAAGAAGACAGGCTtccaaaacaagaaaaaacatcTGAGGGA GtatttttaaagacagaaaTTTCTTCAGTGAACCCTATAGTTCCTTAA